From the Jilunia laotingensis genome, the window TTTCAACTCAAAAAGACTGGCTTTCGTTGCCGTTGTAGAGAGGAATACGATAATTCTTTCATTTTGGAGGATATTCCGGGCTACTACACTTTCCATATCCGAAATGTTGGTTTCGAAAAAAGGTAAAAGATTATTTGCCCATGGCAGATACATCAACACCGTTTGCTCCGACTTGGAGGGTGTTACAGGAATATCCTCATTCTCACAGGCTACGATGAAAAAGGATAAAAACAGGAATATGCACTTAAACGTTTGTCTCATTGAATACAAAGTTACACTTTTATTTCTTTTTTCAACAAAAAAGAGATAGCTTTGTTGTATCTTAATAAAATAAACAAAAGAATTATGGTAGAAGAGATTCTTGCTTTCAATGAGCAGTTTGTAGAGAAGAAAGGGTATGAGAAGTTTATCACGAATAAATATCCTGATAAAAAACTTGCTATCCTCTCATGTATGGACACTCGCCTGACAGAATTACTTCCAGCTGCTTTGGGGTTGAAGAATGGTGATGCTAAGATTATCAAAAACGCTGGTGCTGTTATTTCCCATCCTTTCGGTAGTGTTATCCGCAGTTTGCTTGTGGCAATTTATGAACTAGGGGTGGAAGAGGTGCTTGTGATTGCCCATTCCGATTGTGGAGCGCATCACATGGATAGTGAAGAGATTATCGGCCGGATGCTGGCGAGAGGCATTCGTGAAGAAACCATCGATATGATCCGCTATTGCGGAATTGATTTCCGGTCGTGGCTGGGTGGATTTGATGACACTGCCGAATCGGTAAAAGGTACCGTAGACTCTATTATTCATCACCCATTGATCCCCGGAGATATAAAAGTACATGGTCTGATTATCGATTCTTTAACCGGTAAATTGACCAGGGTGGTTTGATTTATACATTTATGAATATAGAAATTGTGTGAGAGAAACATCTTCTTATACATGGCGATGCTCCCATTTTTTAGTGGGAGCATTATTATATCCAGTTATTATCTATCTTTCAAATATTCTCTTTATCTTTGCCTCCAAATAAAACAGCATCGGGAAAGTTTAATGAAGGATTCCCGTCATGAATGCATGTTTCGCATTAAAATAGACAAAATTACTAACAAAGAAAACCCAAACAAAAAATGAAACGTATTGTTTTTTTGGATTATGTGCGCGTGTTCGCGTGCTTTCTCGTCATGATTGTTCATTCCAGTGAAAATTTTTACGGTGCCCCGGGATCTACGGATATGGCAGGGCCGCAGTCTTTTCTGGCCAATGAGGCAGACCGTCTGTGGGTGTCTGTATACGATGGCTTCTCACGCATGGCAGTACCATTGTTTATGATTGTATCCGCATTTCTTCTTGCACCGATGAAGGAAGGACAGACCACATGGCAATTCTATCGCCAACGTTTTATCCGCGTTGTGCCTCCTTTTGTCGTATTTATGATATTATACAGTACTCTGCCGATGTTGTGGGGACAGATAGATGGGGAAACATCCTTGAAAGATTTATCACGAATTCTCTTGAACTTCCCGACACTGGCCGGACATCTGTGGTTCATGTATCCTCTGCTCAGCCTTTACTTGTTTATCCCCGTCATATCACCATGGCTGAGAAAAGTTTCAGCGAAAGAAGAGCTTTTCTTCATAGGGC encodes:
- a CDS encoding beta-class carbonic anhydrase, with the protein product MVEEILAFNEQFVEKKGYEKFITNKYPDKKLAILSCMDTRLTELLPAALGLKNGDAKIIKNAGAVISHPFGSVIRSLLVAIYELGVEEVLVIAHSDCGAHHMDSEEIIGRMLARGIREETIDMIRYCGIDFRSWLGGFDDTAESVKGTVDSIIHHPLIPGDIKVHGLIIDSLTGKLTRVV